The following are encoded together in the Salvelinus sp. IW2-2015 unplaced genomic scaffold, ASM291031v2 Un_scaffold640, whole genome shotgun sequence genome:
- the LOC112068666 gene encoding LOW QUALITY PROTEIN: zinc finger protein 892-like (The sequence of the model RefSeq protein was modified relative to this genomic sequence to represent the inferred CDS: deleted 1 base in 1 codon), whose product LHQRVHTGEKPYSCISGGKSFASQHLLNTTAIHTGERPYSVISVEELQSVSHLTTHQLTHTGEKPYSCDQCGKSFAVASSLIRHQVIHTGERTYVCLCGKSFALASYLTTHQRTHTGEKPYSCDQCGKSFAVLGKLTRHQRTHTGEKPYSCDHCWKSFNQSVNLTTHQLTHTGEKPYSCDQCGKSFAAASTLNRHHRTHTGEKPYKCDNCGKSFSQSGSLNSHQRTHTGEKLYVCLCRKSFTHLGYIRKHQKAKMCHISSQSYPTPVPDP is encoded by the exons CTACACCAGCgtgtacacactggagagaagccttatagctgt atcagtggtGGAAAGAGCTTTGCTAGTCAGCACCTGCTAAACACCACAgcaatacacactggagagagaccttatagtgtgatcagtgtggaagagcttCAATCAGTCAGTCACCTGACAACACACCAactaacacacactggagagaaaccttatagttgtgatcagtgtgggaagagctttgctGTAGCTTCCAGCCTGATTAGACACCAGgtaatacacactggagagagaacttatgtctgtctatgtgggaagagctttgctCTAGCTTCCTACCTAACTACACATCagcgaacacacactggagagaaaccttatagctgtgatcagtgtggaaaGAGCTTTGCTGTATTAGGAAAACTAACTAGacaccagcgaacacacacaggagagaagccttatagctgtgatcattgTTGGAAGAGCttcaatcagtcagtcaaccTGACAACACACCAactaacacacactggagagaagccttatagctgtgatcagtgtgggaagagctttgctGCAGCTTCCACCCTGAATCGACACCAtcgaacacacacaggagagaagccttacaagTGTGATAATTGTGGAAAGAGCTTCAGTCAATCAGGGAGCCTGAATTcacaccagcgaacacacactggagagaaactcTATGTCTGCCTGTGTAGAAAGAGCTTTACTCATTTAGGGTATATTAGAAAACACCAAAAAGCTAAAATGTGCCATATTTCATCTCAGTCCTATCCGACACCGGTTCCAGATCCCTAA